In the Apodemus sylvaticus chromosome 3, mApoSyl1.1, whole genome shotgun sequence genome, AATGTGATTAAATCTAGCTAAAGATGTAAAtgtcaaaataattaaatgagtGGAGGCTTTATGACCCAATCAGGTGGTAGCTTGTTTCTGAGAGGTGGGCCTAAAAAGGTAAGGTGTGAGGAAATGTGCATATAAGGTTCAGTATGGCTGCACAAGATAGTCTGAGGCTTGGAGCCTGGAGTGACTGCCTGTTCCTGCTAGAGTGGGAAAACCTGAAAGAAGTGTGAAGATCAGGTAAGTCATTCAATCCATCAGGATGCCCCATctcacccagccagccagcctcccaTTTCAtcttagtatttttaatatttggttaTTGTAATTTTTGATTCGTTGTATGGTGTGATTGTTTTGAAGTAGAAAATGTGATTTAACTCAGGTTAGCTTAGAACTCCATATATAGCTGCCATGAAAGACTGATTCTGCTGCCTCCCCTCCTAAGTTCTGAGACCTCAAGTTGTGCCATTTATAGAGAGCCAAGTATGTAATATTCAAGGACTTGGCCCATTGAGGAAGTACCTTATTTTCTTACCAATATCTTCAGTACACCTTAAAATTTCCTAATTCACAATGATTATAGAtttagagagaaaatgaaaattgtgAAACCCATGGAAGCATTAAATTGACAATTTCCACAGTTCAGTCTTCTAAACAACACACTACAGCTCAGTGTGGCTACAGGGTCTAAAACTTAAGGAAGTCAAAGTAACAAAATCCATATCACAGCTTCTACCAAACTGTTCCATTGATTTAATTCATATATAGATTGGGTATGAGACCTTTAAGTTTGCTTCTTAGAGTTATCAGAGATAATGTAGAGGGGTTCACACAAAAGTGTGGAGTTCAGATCAACTGTCTTGATACCAGCTTCCCAGCAAGGGAGCTATAGAATGATTGGGTTGAAATGGGTGCTTTTGAATCTCAAGAAGGCCCTTAAGGGAAACGTGGCTCTTAGAAAAATAGATATTGTCTAATGGGAAATACAGGTTTATGACATTGCCTGAACAGTGACTGAGTTTGATTTGAATAATTAGTAGGGAAAGATGCAAGCTAAAATGTGTTTTACCTGAAATAATTCCCTTATCTCCCTATTTCCATAGTATCTCCCCACAAGAAAGTCATAATGAACTTCAAGACCCCTCCCACGATCCAGCAGCTGGCAAAACAAAGCCTGCTGAAAGATGAAGCCTTGACAATCTATGCTCtaaaagacatgaaagaggaGCTCTTCCCACCACTCTTTAAGGATGCATTTAGCAGCAAACAACATAACATCCTGAGGCAGatggtggcagcctggccctTCCCATGCCTTCCTGTGGGAGCTCTGATGAAGACTCCTGACTTGGAGACCTTGAAGGCTATGCTGGATGGCCTGGATTTGCTGATGAGACAAAAAGTTCGACCCAGGTAAGAGACACCAAGGGAGCATGGGGATGAGAGGGAAGTGTATGGATTGAGGAAAGTATTCACAATGTGGTCCAAGTTGAATCTGAGACTTCTGATGTCACTATCTCTGAGGAGAGAAACTAAGAAAAGGGAAAGTGCTGTATACAGCATAGCAGAGAAGAGATGCAGGCAATATGCAATGAGTTTGTCCCAGCCTCTTCCCTCGAGGAATGGATTTAAGGGTCTTTGTGTTGTAGGTCAAATCTGTTTACACATTGTCTCTTCTGTCATCTGAATATTTTTCCCATTTGATCCACAGGAGGTGGAACCTACAAGTGCTTGATTTACGAGATGCCAACCATAATTTCTGGAATGCGTGGGATGGAATAGAGAATGGTTCCTGCCCTCCAGACTTTAGCCAGACAGAACTATTGAGGAATCATCCCATACAATGGGGAACACAGGCTGTGACTGTGTGGATAAACCTTTATGTGAATCCCAGGCATACAATTGaatacaatgaatatttttatgagtgggcaaagaagagaaaagatgtaCAGGTGAACTGTCAGAAGGTGATGTTTTTGCCCAACCCTCACTACAACCCCTGGCATCTTCTGGAAATAGTTGAGCCAAGTTCTATCCAGGAATTGGAAGTGTATAAACACTTCAACCTGGACACTCTTGCAATGATAGCCTCTGACCTGGGCCAGATGAGAAACCTTCAAAAACTCCTTCTCAATAATGTCCACATATCTTTGGAACAGTCTGGAAATAAAGACATGGAAGACCGGTGTATAAGAATGATCATTCCCCATTTCTCCAAACTCCACAAGCTCCAGCATCTCTATTTGAATGACGTCTGCTTTGTGAATGAACATCTGGATGAAGTGCTCAGGTGAGTAAGGATAGAGAGCTTTATCCAGGGGCCAGATCAAAGCCTATGTTACATGAAAGgtcagtgcacacctgtggcttcccTGACAATCTTGGATTTACACAGATTTGACCTTGTGATACTCTACATCCTGAGTTCTCACTTCAGTAAACTCAGACTATCAGGTATGTGTCCATTATTTAGAAAAGTTCTTTGCTAGGATCCAGATGTAGCAAAAACAGATCTATGGAGGCTACAAAAGCTTAAACCACCTTCTGCCCCACGTCAGTTCTGTCCTGAGAACTGTATGAAGACTTttgatctgcttctgtctccccatgagtctgaggccatctaAGCACAGGAAGGGGCTGAGTAATGATTGAGGATCATTGGGGCTTCTGGGAACTCTGTTGACAGGACCAAGTCCATGCCATGGAGGTGGGCCTCATGCTCTCAAGTTTGTCACACACGGGAATGGTTCTAGGTCTTTCCAAGACAGTCCTACTGGGATTCACTTTCTGATATCATTTGTCCTCTGATGTAGTATTATGCTAGTAAGTGCAGAGGGCACTGTAGACCTTCAGGCAAAAGCAGTCATGATGGTGTTGTGTGTCCTCTGCTTATAGTGACAAGACTTATTGGGTACTCTCTATCAGGGAGCACTCTAATCTTGAGTTTCATTATGAGCACATAAAGACCTTAGACATAAATAGCCTCTTTTCTTGGAATCATTGCCCTCTGTGTACCTCTATTGAAGTTTAAGGAGATGatcttctttgtctctctttagGTGCTTAGAGACTCCCTTAGAGAGCCTTGCAATCACTCGCTGCAAGCTGTCAGAATCAGATATGTGGTGTCTGTCCCAGTGTCCAAGAGTCTATCAGCTCAAACACCTGGATCTGAGTGGCATCGACTTTATAAATTTAAGTCATGAATTTCTAGGAAGACTTCTAAAACGACTGACAGCTACACTGCAGAAGCTAGAGTTGAAGGGCTGTATGATCACGGACTT is a window encoding:
- the LOC127680424 gene encoding PRAME family member 12-like, which gives rise to MNFKTPPTIQQLAKQSLLKDEALTIYALKDMKEELFPPLFKDAFSSKQHNILRQMVAAWPFPCLPVGALMKTPDLETLKAMLDGLDLLMRQKVRPRRWNLQVLDLRDANHNFWNAWDGIENGSCPPDFSQTELLRNHPIQWGTQAVTVWINLYVNPRHTIEYNEYFYEWAKKRKDVQVNCQKVMFLPNPHYNPWHLLEIVEPSSIQELEVYKHFNLDTLAMIASDLGQMRNLQKLLLNNVHISLEQSGNKDMEDRCIRMIIPHFSKLHKLQHLYLNDVCFVNEHLDEVLRCLETPLESLAITRCKLSESDMWCLSQCPRVYQLKHLDLSGIDFINLSHEFLGRLLKRLTATLQKLELKGCMITDFQIDVLLPALSQCIQLTEVDFQMNFLSKNSLEKLLQHTANLRQLTKEMYSAPYEVYDELGNVLPQKFAQYCSELMVTLNVIRQPKEICFVSNICAGCGGLCVYNMEATLCFCWQREWSLLDSEKGKPELK